The Ovis aries strain OAR_USU_Benz2616 breed Rambouillet chromosome 11, ARS-UI_Ramb_v3.0, whole genome shotgun sequence genome window below encodes:
- the SSTR2 gene encoding somatostatin receptor type 2: protein MDLASELNETQPWLTSPFDLNGSVGAANISNQTEPYYDLASNVVLTFIYFVVCIVGLCGNTLVIYVILRYAKMKTITNIYILNLAIADELFMLGLPFLAMQVALVHWPFGKAICRVVMTVDGINQFTSIFCLTVMSIDRYLAVVHPIKSAKWRRPRTAKMINVAVWGVSLLVILPIMIYAGLRSNQWGRSSCTINWPGESGAWYTGFIIYAFILGFLVPLTIICLCYLFIIIKVKSSGIRVGSSKRKKSEKKVTRMVSIVVAVFIFCWLPFYIFNVSSVSVAISPTPALKGMFDFVVVLTYANSCANPILYAFLSDNFKKSFQNVLCLVKVSGTDDGERSDSKQDKSRLNETTETQRTLLNGDLQTSI, encoded by the coding sequence ATGGATCTGGCCTCTGAACTCAACGAGACCCAACCTTGGCTGACCTCTCCATTCGACCTCAATGGCTCCGTGGGGGCAGCCAACATTTCAAACCAGACAGAGCCATACTACGACCTGGCCAGCAACGTCGTCCTCACCTTCATCTACTTCGTGGTCTGCATCGTTGGGCTGTGTGGCAACACGCTGGTCATTTACGTCATCCTCCGCTACGCCAAGATGAAGACCATCACCAACATCTACATCCTCAACCTGGCCATCGCAGATGAACTCTTCATGCTGGGTCTGCCCTTCCTGGCCATGCAGGTGGCTCTGGTCCACTGGCCCTTTGGCAAGGCCATCTGCCGGGTGGTCATGACCGTGGATGGCATCAATCAGTTCACCAGCATCTTCTGCCTGACAGTCATGAGCATCGACCGCTACCTGGCTGTGGTCCACCCCATCAAGTCGGCCAAGTGGAGGAGACCCCGGACAGCCAAGATGATCAACGTGGCTGTGTGGGGCGTCTCTCTGCTGGTCATCTTGCCGATCATGATATATGCTGGCCTTCGGAGCAACCAGTGGGGGAGAAGCAGTTGCACCATCAACTGGCCAGGCGAGTCTGGGGCCTGGTACACAGGGTTCATCATCTACGCCTTCATCCTGGGGTTCCTGGTGCCCCTGACCATCATCTGTCTCTGCTACTTGTTCATTATCATCAAGGTGAAGTCCTCCGGCATCCGAGTGGGTTCCTCCAAGAGGAAGAAGTCTGAGAAGAAGGTCACACGCATGGTGTCCATCGTGGTGGCCGTCTTCATCTTCTGCTGGCTCCCCTTCTACATCTTCAACGTCTCCTCGGTCTCGGTGGCCATCAGTCCCACCCCAGCCCTCAAAGGCATGTTTGACTTCGTGGTGGTCCTCACCTACGCCAACAGCTGTGCCAACCCTATCCTCTATGCCTTCTTGTCCGACAACTTCAAGAAGAGCTTCCAGAATGTCCTCTGCTTGGTCAAGGTGAGCGGCACAGACGACGGGGAGCGGAGTGACAGTAAGCAGGACAAATCCCGGCTGAATGAGACCACGGAGACCCAGAGGACCCTCCTCAATGGAGACCTCCAGACCAGTATCTGa